A portion of the Rhodococcus pseudokoreensis genome contains these proteins:
- a CDS encoding potassium-transporting ATPase subunit C: MRFLIGLLRQTWAGLLVLLALTAVLGVLYPAAVWGVSRIGAGAAEGSPVRDTTGCVVGSRWVGVDPQVPAGEPDPFFHNRVTGSVAEQDPFTPGDPATALPTNQGPSSEILAAFVIERRNAIAVREGVQPEAVPADAVTGSGSGIDPHISPAYAALQVPRVAQVNGLGESRVRQLVDENTEGRQLGFLGEDRVNVLELNLALGLTAPRCTAPAAGG; the protein is encoded by the coding sequence ATGCGTTTTCTCATCGGACTGCTCCGGCAGACCTGGGCCGGGCTCCTCGTCCTGCTCGCACTGACCGCCGTTCTCGGCGTGCTCTATCCCGCTGCGGTGTGGGGGGTGAGCCGGATCGGCGCCGGCGCGGCCGAGGGTTCACCGGTCCGCGACACCACCGGGTGCGTCGTCGGGAGCCGGTGGGTCGGTGTCGACCCGCAGGTGCCGGCCGGGGAGCCGGACCCGTTCTTCCACAACCGGGTCACCGGGTCGGTGGCCGAACAGGATCCGTTCACACCGGGCGACCCTGCCACCGCGCTGCCCACCAACCAGGGACCGAGCAGCGAGATCCTGGCGGCGTTCGTCATCGAGCGCCGGAACGCGATCGCCGTCCGCGAGGGCGTGCAGCCCGAGGCCGTACCGGCGGACGCGGTCACCGGATCGGGGTCCGGCATCGACCCGCACATCAGCCCCGCGTACGCCGCCTTGCAGGTGCCGAGGGTCGCGCAGGTGAACGGCCTCGGTGAGAGCCGCGTGCGGCAACTGGTCGACGAGAACACCGAGGGAAGGCAACTCGGGTTCCTCGGCGAGGATCGGGTGAACGTCCTCGAGCTGAATCTGGCCCTCGGCCTGACCGCACCTCGGTGCACCGCCCCGGCAGCTGGTGGATGA
- a CDS encoding pyridoxamine 5'-phosphate oxidase family protein has translation MAAHAPSPEHTITSREELEQVLGGVPHPSIATKHTDHTMPLIRRFISEARFFVLATADANGHCDCSPRGDLTPKTLFLDDRTLVIPDRPGNRRADSYRNILENPHVGVLFVVPGIDEVVRVNGTATLTVDPELLQSMSINGKPANLGVVVRIDEVYTHCARAILRSRMWDPESWPDPDEIPSLREMHSEQHELEHDPATPRRQEYYRTLLY, from the coding sequence GTGGCAGCGCACGCCCCCTCGCCGGAGCACACGATCACCTCCCGCGAGGAACTCGAGCAGGTACTGGGCGGCGTTCCCCACCCCTCGATCGCCACCAAGCACACCGATCACACGATGCCGCTGATCCGCCGTTTCATCTCCGAGGCGCGGTTCTTCGTCCTCGCCACCGCCGACGCGAACGGCCACTGCGACTGCTCGCCGCGTGGAGACCTCACGCCGAAGACGCTGTTCCTCGACGACCGGACCCTGGTGATCCCGGACCGCCCCGGCAATCGGCGCGCCGATTCGTACCGCAACATCCTCGAAAACCCGCACGTGGGCGTCCTGTTCGTGGTGCCCGGGATCGACGAGGTTGTGCGCGTCAACGGCACCGCCACCCTGACCGTGGATCCCGAACTGCTGCAGTCGATGTCGATCAACGGCAAACCGGCCAACCTCGGTGTCGTGGTCCGGATCGACGAGGTCTACACACACTGCGCCCGGGCGATCCTGCGGTCACGAATGTGGGACCCGGAATCGTGGCCCGACCCCGACGAGATCCCGTCGCTGCGGGAAATGCACTCCGAGCAGCACGAGTTGGAACACGATCCGGCTACGCCCCGCAGGCAGGAGTACTACCGGACCTTGCTCTACTGA
- the kdpB gene encoding potassium-transporting ATPase subunit KdpB, translated as MSVNVTSRPATDPTTTPEGGHDPAPVKAGIFSPAQLVTALPGALRKLDPRHLARNPVMFVVFAGSVVTTVMAVADPSVFSWAVTAWLWFTVLFANLAESVAEGRGKAQAASLRKVKQDTVAHRITASGALESVPGTDLVVGDRVVVVAGEVIPGDGDVVEGIATVDESAITGESAPVVRESGGDRCAVTGGTTVLSDRIVVRVTAAPGQSFVDRMIALVEGAARQKTPNEIALNILLASLTIIFLLAVVAIGPMGLYAGQEQDPIKLIALLVCLIPTTIGALLSAIGIAGMDRLVQRNVLAMSGRAVEAAGDIDTLLMDKTGTITFGNRQATALHPAPGVSALELATAARLSSLADGTPEGRSIVDLCARDFGLDPAPSEAERAAEFVPFTAQTRMSGLDIPHVSAKACLGTRRHSHGAEFDGTRIRKGASDAVLNWVHSLGGHTSPAVTDAVNEIAQAGGTPLVVASIQADAPTVLGVIALSDVVKPGIAERFAELRAMGIRTVMITGDNPLTAQAIAEEAGVDDFMAEATPEDKLALIRKEQEGGRLVAMTGDGTNDAPALAQADVGVAMNTGTSAAKEAGNMVDLDSDPTKLIEVVEIGKQLLITRGALTTFSLANDLAKYFAILPALFSVIYPQLDTLNIMRLATPESAILSAVIFNAVVIVALIPLSLKGVRYRPSSASTLLGRNLLVYGLGGVITPFAGIWLIDLVVRLIPGIG; from the coding sequence GACGACGCCGGAGGGCGGCCACGACCCGGCGCCCGTCAAGGCCGGGATCTTCAGCCCCGCCCAGCTGGTGACGGCGCTGCCGGGCGCGCTGCGCAAACTCGACCCGCGGCACCTCGCCCGCAACCCGGTGATGTTCGTGGTGTTCGCCGGTTCCGTCGTCACCACCGTCATGGCCGTCGCCGACCCGTCGGTGTTCTCCTGGGCGGTCACCGCGTGGCTGTGGTTCACCGTGCTGTTCGCGAACCTCGCCGAATCGGTCGCGGAGGGGCGAGGCAAGGCGCAGGCGGCGAGCCTGCGGAAGGTGAAGCAGGACACGGTCGCCCACCGGATCACGGCGAGCGGCGCTCTCGAATCGGTGCCGGGCACCGACCTCGTCGTCGGCGACCGCGTGGTCGTCGTCGCCGGTGAGGTGATCCCGGGCGACGGCGACGTCGTCGAGGGCATCGCCACCGTGGACGAGTCGGCCATCACCGGCGAGTCCGCGCCCGTCGTCCGCGAATCCGGCGGCGACCGGTGCGCCGTCACCGGCGGCACCACCGTACTGTCCGACCGGATCGTCGTCCGCGTCACCGCGGCCCCCGGACAGTCGTTCGTGGACCGGATGATCGCCCTCGTGGAGGGGGCGGCGCGGCAGAAGACGCCGAACGAGATCGCCCTGAACATCCTGCTGGCGTCGCTGACGATCATCTTCCTGCTCGCCGTCGTCGCGATCGGCCCGATGGGCCTGTACGCGGGGCAGGAACAGGATCCGATCAAACTGATCGCGCTGCTGGTGTGCCTGATCCCCACCACGATCGGCGCCCTGCTGTCGGCCATCGGCATCGCCGGGATGGACCGGCTGGTGCAGCGCAACGTCCTGGCGATGTCGGGGCGGGCGGTGGAGGCCGCCGGCGACATCGACACCCTGCTGATGGACAAGACCGGCACCATCACGTTCGGCAACCGGCAGGCCACCGCCCTGCATCCCGCACCGGGAGTGTCCGCGCTCGAGCTGGCCACGGCGGCACGGCTGTCCAGCCTCGCGGACGGCACCCCCGAGGGTCGCAGCATCGTGGACCTGTGCGCCCGCGACTTCGGGCTGGACCCCGCACCGTCGGAGGCGGAGAGAGCGGCGGAGTTCGTGCCGTTCACGGCGCAGACCCGGATGAGCGGGCTCGACATCCCCCACGTGAGTGCTAAAGCGTGCCTCGGCACACGACGCCACTCACATGGGGCCGAGTTCGACGGCACCCGCATCCGCAAGGGCGCGAGCGACGCGGTGCTGAACTGGGTGCATTCGCTCGGCGGACACACCTCGCCCGCGGTCACCGACGCAGTGAACGAGATCGCGCAGGCCGGCGGAACACCCCTCGTGGTGGCCTCGATTCAGGCGGATGCGCCGACGGTGCTCGGCGTGATCGCACTGTCGGACGTGGTGAAACCGGGCATCGCCGAGCGGTTCGCGGAACTGCGGGCGATGGGAATCCGCACGGTGATGATCACCGGCGACAATCCGCTCACCGCCCAGGCCATCGCGGAGGAGGCCGGTGTCGACGACTTCATGGCGGAGGCGACACCCGAGGACAAACTCGCGCTGATCCGCAAGGAACAGGAGGGCGGACGGCTCGTCGCGATGACCGGTGACGGCACCAACGACGCCCCGGCCCTGGCCCAGGCGGACGTCGGGGTGGCGATGAACACCGGCACGTCCGCGGCGAAGGAAGCCGGGAACATGGTGGATCTCGATTCCGATCCCACCAAGCTCATCGAGGTGGTGGAGATCGGAAAGCAGCTGCTCATCACCCGCGGGGCGCTGACCACGTTCTCGCTCGCCAACGACCTGGCCAAGTACTTCGCCATCCTCCCCGCGTTGTTCAGCGTCATCTATCCGCAGCTGGACACGCTGAACATCATGCGGCTGGCCACGCCGGAATCGGCCATCCTGTCGGCGGTGATCTTCAACGCCGTCGTGATCGTGGCCCTGATCCCGTTGTCGCTGAAAGGTGTTCGCTACCGGCCGTCGTCGGCGTCGACGCTGCTGGGCCGCAACCTGCTGGTCTACGGCCTCGGCGGCGTGATCACACCGTTCGCCGGTATCTGGCTCATCGACCTCGTCGTCCGTCTCATTCCCGGAATTGGGTGA
- a CDS encoding iron-siderophore ABC transporter substrate-binding protein, with amino-acid sequence MRMRSLVSVPLLVLALAGCGSGGEGEPEPTAGAGDAAFPAVVVTKFGDVTVESKPERVLAIGWGDAETALALGVEPVGASDWVAFGGDGVGPWAEGKYTTAPTIIGTLEPSYEQIAALEPDVILDTKSAGDEERYGHLSQIAPTIALPEGADNYKTPIESQVSMVATALGVPEQGDALLADIDRRFADAAAAHPEFAGKTITVGAYSGTGWGAYTADTERLQFMKKLGFVSNPAVDAQPAVKFSVPVSEENLGVMDADMVVVFPIGRPAADVANRPLFQAIPAVRDGRYLVFDDQAVSKAYSTNSVLSLQYALDTVVPLVSERLR; translated from the coding sequence ATGAGAATGAGAAGTCTCGTGTCGGTGCCCCTACTGGTCCTGGCGCTGGCCGGGTGCGGGAGCGGCGGCGAGGGCGAACCCGAACCGACGGCGGGCGCCGGCGACGCCGCCTTCCCGGCCGTGGTCGTCACGAAATTCGGCGACGTCACGGTCGAGTCGAAACCCGAGCGGGTGCTCGCAATCGGCTGGGGTGACGCCGAAACCGCGCTCGCGCTCGGAGTCGAGCCCGTCGGGGCCAGCGACTGGGTCGCGTTCGGCGGCGACGGCGTCGGACCCTGGGCGGAGGGGAAGTACACCACGGCGCCGACGATCATCGGAACCCTCGAACCGTCGTACGAGCAGATCGCGGCGCTCGAACCGGACGTCATCCTCGACACCAAGAGCGCCGGCGACGAGGAACGCTACGGCCACCTGTCGCAGATCGCCCCGACGATCGCGCTGCCGGAAGGCGCCGACAACTACAAGACGCCGATCGAGAGCCAGGTGTCGATGGTCGCGACCGCGCTCGGCGTGCCGGAGCAGGGTGACGCGCTGCTCGCCGACATCGACCGGCGGTTCGCGGACGCCGCCGCGGCCCACCCCGAATTCGCGGGGAAGACGATCACCGTCGGTGCCTACTCGGGCACGGGATGGGGCGCCTACACCGCCGACACCGAGCGGCTCCAGTTCATGAAGAAGCTGGGATTCGTCAGCAACCCGGCAGTGGACGCGCAGCCGGCGGTGAAGTTCTCGGTCCCGGTGTCGGAGGAGAATCTCGGTGTGATGGACGCGGACATGGTGGTCGTCTTCCCGATCGGCAGGCCCGCCGCCGACGTCGCGAACCGGCCGCTGTTCCAGGCGATCCCCGCTGTGCGCGACGGGCGGTACCTCGTGTTCGACGATCAGGCCGTCTCCAAGGCGTACTCCACGAACTCGGTGCTGTCGCTGCAGTACGCACTCGACACCGTCGTGCCGCTGGTGTCCGAGCGGCTGCGGTGA
- a CDS encoding response regulator, translated as MTRILVVDDEPQILRALRINLSVRGYDVVTAASGAAALRAAAERPPDVIVLDLGLPDMDGTEVLAGLRGWCLAPVIVLSARTDSADKVDALDAGADDYVTKPFGMDEFLARVRAAARRATTAVDTSEPVVETDSFTVDLAAKTVRRAGAEVHLTPTEWGMLEMLVRNKGKLVGQKELLREVWGPAYATETHYLRVYLAQLRRKLEDDPSHPRHLITEAGMGYRFQV; from the coding sequence ATGACGAGAATCCTCGTCGTCGACGACGAACCACAGATTCTCCGCGCTCTGCGGATCAATCTCAGTGTCCGCGGATACGACGTGGTGACGGCCGCGTCCGGGGCCGCCGCACTGCGCGCGGCGGCCGAGCGGCCGCCGGACGTGATCGTGCTCGACCTCGGGTTGCCCGACATGGACGGCACCGAGGTGCTCGCGGGCCTGCGCGGGTGGTGCCTGGCGCCGGTGATCGTGCTGTCGGCGCGCACCGATTCCGCGGACAAGGTGGACGCTCTCGACGCGGGCGCCGACGACTACGTCACCAAGCCGTTCGGGATGGACGAGTTCCTGGCCCGGGTCCGGGCCGCGGCCCGCCGCGCGACGACGGCCGTCGACACGAGCGAGCCTGTGGTGGAGACGGATTCGTTCACGGTCGACCTGGCTGCGAAGACGGTGCGGCGGGCGGGGGCCGAGGTGCACCTGACGCCGACGGAGTGGGGGATGCTCGAGATGCTCGTGCGCAACAAGGGCAAGCTGGTGGGGCAGAAGGAACTGCTGCGCGAGGTGTGGGGTCCGGCGTACGCCACCGAGACCCATTACCTGCGGGTGTACCTGGCGCAGTTGCGGCGCAAGCTGGAGGACGACCCGTCGCATCCGCGTCACCTCATCACCGAGGCGGGGATGGGGTACCGGTTCCAGGTGTGA
- a CDS encoding ArsR/SmtB family transcription factor: protein MSVVDPGDLHPFEAAPPAPVPSKETLTAAGDILRALAAPVRIAIVLQLRESERCVHELVGALGVTQPLISQHLRVLKAAGVVRGERTGREVLYRLVDDHLAHIVVDAVAHAEEG, encoded by the coding sequence GTGAGCGTCGTCGATCCCGGGGATCTGCATCCGTTCGAGGCGGCGCCGCCCGCCCCCGTGCCGTCGAAGGAGACGCTGACGGCGGCAGGCGACATCCTGCGCGCCCTCGCGGCCCCCGTCCGCATCGCGATCGTCCTCCAACTCCGCGAATCCGAGCGGTGCGTGCACGAACTCGTCGGGGCACTCGGCGTCACCCAGCCACTGATCAGCCAGCATCTTCGCGTGCTCAAGGCCGCGGGCGTCGTGCGCGGCGAACGCACCGGACGTGAGGTCCTCTACCGCTTGGTGGACGACCACCTCGCCCACATCGTCGTGGACGCCGTCGCGCACGCCGAGGAAGGATAG
- a CDS encoding sensor histidine kinase yields MSGTGPEGERRRGELRIYLGAAPGVGKTFAMLGEAHRRRERGCDVVAAVVETHGRDRTAAQLGDLELIPPKVIAYRGTLGHELDVEAVLARRPALVLVDELAHTNTPGSVHEKRWQDVEILLGAGIDVLSTLNVQHLESLNDVVQRITGVVQQETVPDEVVRAATQVELVDITPEALRRRLSHGNIYAAEKVDAALSNYFRTGNLTALRELALLWVADQVDAALAKYRAENKITDTWEARERVVVAVTGGPESETLVRRAGRIASRSSAELIVVHVVRGDGLAGVSAPEMGKVRTIAASIGASLHSVVGDDVPTTLLDFARTANATQLVLGTSRRSRWARIIDEGIGASVVQQSGSIDVHMVTHGESHRPRRLSPVGSRSRTAIAWIAAVLVPSVATLVMSAVDRWLGLSGEGALFFIVVLLVSLLGGVAPAAFSALISGLFLNYFFTPPVHSFTIAEPDNFITTVVLLVVAVAVAVLVDAAAKRSREARRASQEAELLALFAGSVLRGADLGTLLEKVRETYGQESVSVLHRDRGLVGSVGPTPPASVDDADTVCEVGDGEYALALHGSELRARDRRVLLAVANQAVGMIRQTELAQEAGQAQALAEADRLRRSLLSAVSHDLRTPLAAVKAAASSLRSDDVDFSPEDTAELLATIEESADVLTSLVGNLLDSSRLAAGVVTPTLRPVYLDEVVHRALVGLGIGGRTGTRARERVEVDVGTVAAMADSGLLERVLANLIDNALRYGEDSVIRVGAAAVGNRAVVTVADTGPGIPRGRAEEMFAPFQRLGDRDTTTGVGLGLSVVRGFVDAMGGTISATDTPGGGLTMVVELAGAGGEHP; encoded by the coding sequence GTGAGTGGTACCGGACCCGAAGGCGAACGCCGGCGCGGCGAACTGCGCATCTATCTCGGTGCCGCACCGGGTGTCGGCAAGACGTTCGCGATGCTCGGCGAGGCGCACCGCCGCCGCGAACGGGGGTGCGACGTCGTCGCGGCCGTGGTGGAAACCCACGGCCGCGACCGCACGGCGGCGCAACTCGGTGACCTCGAACTGATTCCGCCGAAGGTCATCGCCTACCGCGGCACGCTCGGCCACGAACTGGACGTCGAGGCGGTGCTGGCGCGCAGGCCGGCGCTGGTGCTCGTGGACGAACTCGCACACACGAACACGCCGGGCAGTGTCCACGAGAAACGCTGGCAGGACGTGGAGATCCTCCTCGGCGCCGGCATCGACGTGCTGTCGACGCTGAACGTCCAGCACCTCGAAAGCCTCAACGACGTGGTCCAGCGGATCACCGGGGTGGTGCAGCAGGAAACGGTCCCCGACGAGGTCGTGCGCGCCGCCACCCAGGTGGAGCTGGTCGACATCACCCCGGAGGCGCTGCGCCGCAGGCTGTCCCACGGCAACATCTACGCCGCGGAGAAGGTCGACGCCGCGCTGAGCAACTACTTCCGGACAGGGAACCTCACCGCGCTGCGCGAACTGGCGTTGCTGTGGGTCGCCGACCAGGTCGACGCCGCACTCGCGAAATATCGTGCGGAGAACAAGATCACCGACACGTGGGAGGCCCGGGAGCGGGTGGTGGTCGCGGTGACGGGCGGACCGGAATCGGAGACACTCGTCCGGCGCGCAGGCCGGATCGCGTCGAGGTCCAGCGCCGAACTGATCGTCGTGCACGTGGTGCGCGGCGACGGCCTCGCCGGCGTCTCGGCCCCGGAGATGGGCAAGGTGCGGACGATTGCCGCGAGCATCGGGGCGAGCCTGCACAGCGTCGTCGGCGACGACGTCCCGACGACACTTCTGGACTTCGCCCGGACCGCGAACGCCACCCAGTTGGTGCTGGGAACGTCGAGACGCTCGAGATGGGCACGCATCATCGACGAGGGCATCGGCGCGAGCGTGGTGCAACAGTCCGGGTCGATCGACGTGCACATGGTCACGCACGGCGAATCCCACCGGCCGAGGCGGTTGTCGCCGGTGGGCTCGCGGTCCCGCACGGCGATCGCCTGGATCGCCGCGGTCCTCGTTCCGTCCGTCGCCACCCTGGTGATGAGCGCCGTCGACCGCTGGCTCGGATTGAGCGGTGAGGGCGCACTGTTCTTCATCGTGGTGCTGCTCGTCTCGCTGCTCGGCGGTGTCGCACCCGCAGCGTTCTCCGCGCTGATCTCGGGTCTGTTCCTCAACTACTTCTTCACGCCGCCGGTGCACAGCTTCACCATCGCGGAGCCGGACAACTTCATCACCACCGTCGTGCTGCTCGTGGTCGCCGTCGCCGTCGCGGTCCTGGTCGACGCGGCCGCCAAGCGTTCGCGGGAGGCCCGGCGGGCGTCGCAGGAGGCCGAGTTGCTGGCACTGTTCGCCGGATCGGTGCTGCGGGGGGCCGATCTCGGCACGCTGCTCGAGAAGGTGCGCGAGACGTACGGGCAGGAGTCGGTGAGCGTTCTGCACCGGGACCGCGGTCTCGTGGGGTCCGTCGGTCCGACTCCGCCGGCGAGCGTCGACGACGCCGACACGGTCTGCGAGGTGGGGGACGGGGAGTACGCGCTCGCCCTCCACGGCAGCGAACTGCGCGCCCGGGACCGCCGCGTGCTGCTCGCCGTCGCGAACCAGGCCGTGGGGATGATCCGCCAGACGGAACTCGCGCAGGAGGCCGGGCAGGCGCAGGCGCTGGCCGAGGCCGACCGACTGCGGCGGTCGCTGCTGTCCGCCGTCAGCCACGACCTCCGGACCCCGCTGGCCGCGGTCAAGGCCGCCGCGTCCAGCCTGCGCAGCGACGACGTCGACTTCTCCCCGGAGGACACCGCCGAACTGCTCGCGACCATCGAGGAATCGGCCGACGTCCTGACCTCCCTCGTCGGCAACCTGCTCGACTCGTCGCGGCTCGCGGCGGGAGTGGTGACCCCGACGCTGCGGCCGGTGTATCTCGACGAGGTGGTGCACCGGGCGCTGGTAGGGCTGGGAATCGGCGGCCGGACCGGGACGAGGGCTCGCGAACGGGTCGAGGTCGACGTCGGGACGGTCGCGGCGATGGCGGATTCGGGCCTGCTCGAGCGGGTGCTCGCGAATCTGATCGACAACGCACTCCGCTACGGTGAGGACTCCGTGATCCGGGTCGGTGCCGCGGCGGTGGGAAACCGCGCCGTCGTCACCGTCGCCGACACGGGCCCGGGAATTCCGCGGGGGCGGGCGGAGGAGATGTTCGCCCCGTTCCAGCGGCTGGGGGACCGCGACACCACCACGGGAGTCGGGCTCGGGCTCTCCGTCGTCCGCGGATTCGTCGACGCGATGGGCGGCACGATCAGCGCCACCGACACCCCCGGTGGTGGTCTGACGATGGTGGTGGAACTGGCCGGGGCGGGAGGGGAGCACCCATGA
- a CDS encoding isoprenyl transferase gives MIRRREPRAPHNSGAERQIRPPDPHPSGARPPGLQPELVPRHIALVMDGNGRWAQERGLPRTAGHERGEAVLMDAVCGCIEMGVEWLSAYAFSTENWKRSPEEVRFLMGFNRDVIRRRRDEMHEMGVRVRWAGRRPKLWRSVIKELEIAEELTKHNTVMNLTMCVNYGGRAEIADAAKEIGRRVAAGQLDPEKITEATVARYLDEPDMPDVDLFLRPSGEQRTSNFLIWQSAYAEMVYQEKLFPDFDRRDLWAACVEYASRDRRFGGVK, from the coding sequence GTGATTCGACGACGCGAACCCCGAGCTCCGCATAATTCCGGGGCCGAGCGCCAGATCCGGCCGCCGGACCCGCACCCCTCGGGCGCCCGCCCGCCGGGCCTGCAACCCGAACTCGTGCCCCGGCACATCGCGCTGGTGATGGACGGTAACGGCCGCTGGGCGCAGGAGCGGGGACTGCCCAGGACCGCAGGCCACGAACGCGGCGAGGCCGTGTTGATGGACGCCGTCTGCGGGTGCATCGAGATGGGCGTCGAGTGGTTGTCGGCGTACGCGTTCTCCACCGAGAACTGGAAGCGCAGTCCCGAGGAGGTGCGCTTCCTGATGGGCTTCAACCGCGACGTGATCCGCCGCCGCCGTGACGAGATGCACGAGATGGGGGTGCGGGTGCGGTGGGCCGGTCGCAGGCCCAAGCTGTGGCGCAGCGTCATCAAGGAACTCGAGATCGCCGAGGAACTGACGAAGCACAACACGGTCATGAACCTGACCATGTGCGTCAACTACGGCGGTCGCGCGGAGATCGCCGACGCGGCGAAGGAGATCGGCAGGCGGGTCGCGGCGGGTCAGCTCGACCCGGAGAAGATCACCGAGGCGACCGTCGCCCGCTATCTCGACGAGCCGGACATGCCGGACGTCGACCTGTTCCTCCGGCCGTCCGGCGAGCAGCGCACGTCCAACTTCCTGATCTGGCAGTCGGCCTACGCCGAGATGGTGTACCAGGAGAAGCTGTTTCCCGATTTCGACCGCCGCGACCTGTGGGCGGCGTGCGTCGAATACGCGTCGCGCGACCGCCGGTTCGGTGGCGTGAAATGA
- a CDS encoding Fur family transcriptional regulator translates to MTQNTGQRKPVVVGVRATKQRSAISALLDDIEEFRSAQELHDELRKRGEGIGLTTVYRTLQTLADAGTVDVLRTDTGESVYRRCSSGHHHHLVCRACGYTVEVEGPTVEQWSQSIADAHGFSDVSHTIEIFGVCKDCSAPR, encoded by the coding sequence TTGACCCAGAACACCGGCCAGCGCAAACCCGTCGTCGTGGGAGTCCGCGCCACCAAGCAGCGCAGCGCCATCTCCGCACTCCTCGACGACATCGAGGAGTTCCGGTCGGCGCAGGAACTACACGACGAACTCCGCAAGCGCGGCGAGGGCATCGGGCTCACCACCGTCTACCGCACCCTGCAGACCCTCGCCGACGCAGGCACCGTCGACGTCCTGCGCACCGACACCGGCGAATCGGTGTACCGGCGCTGCTCGTCCGGACACCACCATCACCTGGTCTGCCGCGCGTGCGGCTACACCGTCGAGGTCGAGGGGCCGACCGTCGAGCAGTGGTCGCAGTCGATCGCCGACGCGCACGGTTTCTCCGACGTCAGCCACACCATCGAGATCTTCGGCGTGTGCAAGGACTGCAGCGCGCCGCGGTAG
- the recO gene encoding DNA repair protein RecO, with translation MRLYRDNAVVLRQHKLGEADRIVTLLTRQHGLVRAVAKGVRRTKSKFGARLEPFAHIDVQLYPGRNLDIVTQVQTVDAFATDIVDDYSRYTTACAILETAERLAGEERAPALQLHRLTVGALRAVAEHHRPCELILDAFLLRAMGFAGWAPALDDCARCSAPGPHRAFHVAAGGAVCVQCRPPGAATPSPGVLDLMDALFRGDWASTEQVPESLRGQASGLVAAHLQWHLERQLRTLPLIERARPHAAVGAEDSVRQDGDRDSTTRTPSSA, from the coding sequence GTGAGGTTGTATCGAGACAATGCGGTGGTCCTGCGCCAGCACAAGCTGGGCGAGGCCGACCGTATCGTCACACTCCTCACCAGGCAGCACGGTCTGGTGCGCGCGGTGGCCAAGGGCGTGCGCCGCACGAAATCCAAGTTCGGCGCCCGGCTCGAGCCGTTCGCGCACATCGACGTGCAGCTCTACCCGGGCCGCAACCTCGACATCGTCACCCAGGTCCAGACGGTCGACGCGTTCGCGACCGACATCGTCGACGACTACTCCCGGTACACCACGGCGTGCGCGATCCTCGAGACCGCCGAGCGGCTCGCCGGTGAGGAACGGGCCCCGGCGCTGCAACTGCACCGCCTGACGGTCGGGGCGCTGCGGGCCGTCGCGGAACACCACCGGCCGTGCGAGCTGATCCTCGACGCCTTCCTGTTGCGGGCCATGGGTTTTGCGGGGTGGGCGCCTGCCCTCGACGACTGCGCGCGGTGCAGCGCACCCGGCCCGCACCGGGCATTCCACGTGGCCGCCGGGGGAGCGGTGTGCGTCCAGTGCCGGCCGCCGGGCGCCGCCACCCCGTCGCCGGGTGTCCTCGACCTGATGGACGCGCTGTTCCGCGGCGACTGGGCGAGCACCGAGCAGGTGCCCGAGTCGTTGCGGGGCCAGGCCAGCGGTCTGGTCGCGGCGCATCTGCAGTGGCACCTCGAACGGCAACTCCGCACGCTCCCGCTGATCGAACGCGCACGACCACATGCGGCGGTAGGGGCGGAGGATTCGGTCAGGCAGGATGGGGACCGTGATTCGACGACGCGAACCCCGAGCTCCGCATAA